Proteins from a genomic interval of Streptomyces sp. Tu6071:
- the cimA gene encoding citramalate synthase — MTATPEAQETAPAPGAAPSADAAVARDFHVFDTTLRDGAQREGINLTVADKLTIARHLDDFGVGFIEGGWPGANPRDTEFFARVQKEVPFRHAQLVAFGSTRRPHTKAADDAQVQALLDSGAPVITLVAKSHDRHVELALRTTLDENLAMIADTVAHLRAQGRRVFLDCEHFFDGYRENPAYAKAVVRAAHEAGADVVVLCDTNGGMLPAQVGAIVQTVLADTGARLGMHAQDDSGCAVANTLAAVDAGATHVQGTANGYGERVGNANLFPVVAALELKYGRQVLPEGALREMTRISHAIAEVVNLTPATHQPYVGVSAFAHKGGLHASAIKVDPALYQHIEPELVGNRLRMLVSDMAGRASVELKGKELGIDLSGDRELVGRVVARVKEHELKGYSYEAADASFELLLRTEAEGRAPRFFRTESWRAIVEDRPDGSHANEATVKLWAKGERLVATAEGNGPVNALDRALRVALERIHPELAGFRLTDYKVRILEGRHGTESTTRVLISTGDGVTEWSTVGVADNVIAASWQALEDAYTYGLLRAGVTPSE, encoded by the coding sequence ATGACCGCGACCCCCGAAGCCCAGGAGACGGCCCCCGCTCCCGGCGCCGCTCCCAGCGCCGACGCCGCCGTCGCCCGCGACTTCCACGTCTTCGACACGACCCTGCGCGACGGCGCCCAGCGCGAGGGCATCAACCTGACCGTCGCCGACAAGCTCACCATCGCCCGCCACCTCGACGACTTCGGCGTCGGCTTCATCGAGGGCGGCTGGCCGGGCGCCAATCCGCGCGACACCGAGTTCTTCGCCCGCGTCCAGAAGGAGGTCCCCTTCCGGCACGCCCAGCTCGTCGCCTTCGGCTCCACCCGCCGCCCGCACACCAAGGCCGCCGACGACGCGCAGGTCCAGGCCCTCCTCGACTCCGGCGCCCCCGTCATCACGCTCGTCGCCAAGTCCCACGACCGCCACGTCGAACTGGCCCTGCGCACGACGCTCGACGAGAACCTCGCGATGATCGCCGACACCGTCGCGCACCTGCGCGCCCAGGGCCGCCGCGTCTTCCTCGACTGCGAGCACTTCTTCGACGGCTACCGCGAGAACCCCGCGTACGCGAAGGCCGTCGTCCGCGCCGCGCACGAGGCGGGCGCCGACGTCGTCGTGCTGTGCGACACCAACGGCGGGATGCTGCCCGCGCAGGTCGGCGCGATCGTGCAGACCGTCCTCGCCGACACCGGTGCTCGCCTCGGTATGCACGCCCAGGACGACTCCGGCTGCGCCGTCGCCAACACCCTCGCCGCCGTCGACGCGGGCGCGACCCACGTCCAGGGCACGGCCAACGGCTACGGCGAACGCGTCGGCAACGCCAACCTCTTCCCCGTCGTCGCCGCGCTGGAGCTGAAGTACGGGCGCCAGGTGCTCCCCGAGGGCGCGCTGCGCGAGATGACGCGCATCTCGCACGCCATCGCCGAGGTCGTCAACCTCACCCCCGCGACGCACCAGCCCTACGTCGGCGTCTCGGCCTTCGCGCACAAGGGCGGCCTGCACGCCTCCGCGATCAAGGTCGACCCCGCGCTCTACCAGCACATCGAGCCCGAACTCGTCGGCAACCGGCTGCGCATGCTCGTCTCCGACATGGCCGGTCGCGCCTCCGTCGAGCTCAAGGGCAAGGAACTCGGCATCGACCTGTCGGGCGACAGGGAACTCGTCGGCCGCGTCGTCGCGCGCGTCAAGGAGCATGAACTCAAGGGCTACAGCTACGAGGCGGCCGACGCCTCCTTCGAACTCCTGCTGCGCACCGAGGCCGAGGGCCGCGCGCCGCGCTTCTTCCGTACGGAGTCCTGGCGCGCCATCGTCGAGGACCGCCCCGACGGCAGCCACGCCAACGAGGCGACGGTGAAGCTGTGGGCCAAGGGCGAGCGCCTCGTCGCGACCGCCGAGGGCAACGGCCCCGTCAACGCGCTCGACCGCGCGCTGCGCGTCGCCCTGGAGCGCATCCACCCCGAGCTGGCCGGCTTCCGCCTCACCGACTACAAGGTGCGCATCCTGGAGGGCCGCCACGGCACCGAGTCCACGACGCGCGTCCTCATCTCCACGGGTGACGGTGTCACGGAGTGGTCGACGGTGGGCGTCGCCGACAACGTCATCGCGGCCTCGTGGCAGGCCCTGGAGGACGCCTACACGTACGGCTTGCTGCGCGCCGGGGTCACCCCTTCCGAGTGA